In one window of Hymenobacter nivis DNA:
- a CDS encoding ABC transporter ATP-binding protein: MPDIPPLPVIRVSHLTKRFGAQVVVDDLSFEVAAGETLVLLGPSGCGKTTLLKTLNRLIEPDGGTIEINGRDVRQQAPEALRRGIGYVIQQVGLLPHYTVAQNVGVVPGLLGRPAAETAARTIELLERLHLPAARFAGMLPAQLSGGQQQRVGLARALAADPPVILLDEPFGALDPITRAAVRRDFRELDELRRKTVVLVTHDVTEAFELADRIMLLNNGKIQQLGPPRDLLLQPANDFVRRFFQAERLALQMRVTTLAEVLPFVEFDGPPAPAGAPTLPGTASVQAAVALLGDTGTGHLCIAGGPQPLTLGQLLAAFGRALG, encoded by the coding sequence ATGCCCGATATTCCGCCCCTACCCGTCATCCGCGTTTCGCACCTCACCAAGCGCTTCGGGGCCCAGGTGGTGGTCGATGACCTTTCGTTTGAGGTAGCCGCCGGCGAAACGCTGGTGCTGCTGGGCCCCAGCGGCTGCGGCAAAACCACGCTCCTCAAAACCCTCAACCGCCTCATCGAGCCCGACGGCGGCACCATCGAAATCAACGGCCGCGACGTGCGCCAGCAGGCCCCCGAGGCCCTGCGGCGCGGCATCGGCTACGTCATCCAGCAAGTGGGCTTGCTGCCGCATTACACTGTTGCCCAGAATGTTGGCGTGGTGCCCGGCCTGCTGGGCCGCCCGGCCGCCGAAACCGCCGCCCGCACCATCGAGCTGCTGGAGCGCCTGCACCTGCCCGCTGCCCGCTTCGCCGGGATGCTGCCGGCGCAGCTCTCGGGCGGGCAGCAGCAGCGCGTGGGCCTGGCCCGGGCCTTGGCCGCCGACCCGCCCGTGATTCTACTCGACGAGCCCTTCGGGGCCCTCGACCCCATCACCCGCGCCGCCGTGCGCCGCGACTTCCGCGAGCTGGATGAGCTGCGCCGCAAAACCGTGGTGCTCGTGACCCACGACGTGACCGAAGCCTTCGAGCTGGCCGACCGCATCATGCTGCTGAATAATGGCAAAATCCAGCAGCTGGGGCCCCCACGCGACTTGTTGCTCCAGCCCGCTAACGACTTCGTGCGCCGCTTCTTCCAGGCCGAGCGGCTGGCCCTGCAAATGCGCGTGACGACGCTGGCCGAGGTGCTGCCCTTCGTGGAATTTGACGGCCCGCCGGCGCCCGCCGGGGCCCCCACACTGCCCGGCACTGCCAGCGTGCAGGCCGCCGTGGCGCTGCTCGGCGATACTGGCACCGGCCACCTGTGCATCGCCGGGGGCCCGCAACCCCTGACGCTGGGGCAGCTGCTGGCCGCCTTCGGGCGGGCCCTGGGGTAG
- a CDS encoding T9SS type A sorting domain-containing protein has product MRAGGGGQQGHRLNSERFQGPVQVGTDANWRSASASANHSVAVRTDGTLWTWGSNSGGQLGTGTTTAQTTPVQVGTAATWLRVAAGAADGRTVAIRTDGTFWAWGNNYYGQLGDGTTAAQLVPLQIGSGTNWLSTSAGSSFTAAIQADGSLWEWGYNDQGQLGQDNANLLPIYIPFGGTALATAAASAAAGWQLAPNPAHGQVQLPGLPAGTAVRFFDAQGRLVRTAAGPAVALDGLTPGLYLLQAAAGGTTRTQRLVVE; this is encoded by the coding sequence TTGCGGGCGGGCGGGGGCGGGCAGCAAGGGCATCGCCTCAACTCCGAGCGGTTCCAGGGCCCCGTGCAGGTGGGCACCGATGCCAACTGGCGCAGCGCGAGCGCCAGTGCTAACCATTCCGTAGCGGTGCGCACCGACGGCACCCTCTGGACCTGGGGCAGCAACAGCGGCGGCCAGCTCGGCACCGGCACCACCACCGCCCAAACCACGCCCGTGCAAGTTGGCACCGCTGCTACGTGGCTGCGGGTGGCTGCGGGTGCCGCGGACGGCCGCACCGTGGCCATCCGCACCGACGGCACCTTTTGGGCTTGGGGCAACAACTACTACGGCCAGTTGGGAGACGGCACGACGGCCGCGCAGCTGGTGCCGTTGCAAATCGGCAGCGGCACCAATTGGCTGAGCACGTCAGCCGGCAGCTCCTTCACCGCGGCCATCCAGGCCGACGGCTCGCTCTGGGAGTGGGGATACAACGACCAGGGCCAGCTCGGGCAGGACAATGCCAACCTCTTGCCCATTTACATTCCGTTCGGCGGCACCGCGCTGGCCACCGCGGCCGCCAGCGCGGCCGCCGGCTGGCAGCTGGCCCCCAACCCCGCCCACGGCCAAGTGCAGCTGCCGGGCCTGCCCGCCGGTACCGCCGTGCGCTTTTTCGATGCGCAGGGCCGGCTGGTACGCACCGCCGCCGGGCCCGCCGTAGCGCTCGATGGCCTCACGCCCGGCCTCTACCTGCTGCAAGCCGCGGCCGGCGGCACCACGCGCACCCAGCGTTTGGTAGTGGAATAA
- a CDS encoding RCC1 domain-containing protein: MRLWALLLVLGLFAGPGRAQRIAAGYEHTVAVRPDGTLWTWGSNYYSQLGTGTAGGPTLRTTPVQVGTATNWQSVSAGYYHTLAIRTDGTLWAWGNNSVGRQREHRQPTGPLPGGFFSKNRAGKAT, from the coding sequence TTGCGATTATGGGCTCTGCTGCTAGTGCTGGGGCTGTTTGCCGGCCCGGGCAGGGCCCAGCGCATCGCGGCGGGCTACGAGCACACCGTAGCGGTGCGCCCCGACGGCACGCTCTGGACCTGGGGCAGCAACTACTACAGCCAACTGGGCACCGGCACCGCGGGCGGCCCGACCTTGCGAACGACGCCGGTTCAGGTAGGAACGGCCACCAACTGGCAGAGCGTCAGCGCTGGCTACTACCACACCCTGGCCATCCGCACCGACGGCACACTCTGGGCCTGGGGCAATAACTCGGTGGGCCGGCAACGGGAGCACCGCCAACCCACTGGCCCCCTTCCGGGGGGCTTTTTTAGTAAGAACAGGGCAGGAAAGGCTACTTAA
- a CDS encoding tetratricopeptide repeat protein — MKLFSRLALAATLTAAAPAAALAQQTQVFANDERFFQEGLELFDRQQYGAAQLAFQQYLAVEPRRTGRQEPLARDRTADAEYYYAVSGLYLLHPDAEGLVLAFVAAHPAHPRAAVAYFELGKFYFDQQNYPQAIAYFQKVAPANLSDGQRAESDFKLAYSHFQQKDYDQARLLFDRSKQVQGPYRYASAYYAGYLGYRAGAYAAARADLAVAEQNDDYKPVVPAIMTQIYYKEGDYDGLIAYATPRLRQTPPPQNADEIQLLVGDAYYQKADYKQAVGYYDQFAAARKNKIEPAVQYKIGFANYKTGDYKGAITNLRAVAARRDTLGQNAAYHLGLSYLQAGQKPQAVTAFEAARQGPVQKDVAENATLKLAQVQAELGNQAEVVAVLRDFRRKFPRSANQATVDDLLSTSFLASTDYAAAIDYLEGLDDRGPKLNATYQRVTYAQAATLYNAGQYDPALALLDKSLKYPSDEALRAAAQVLKGEIYSVGQRYPEAATAYAAAARTVRQGGVAPDEVAFEQRARYGLGYAYYNTKQYAQARPQFQAYLAADDASKTRDANYYDATLRLADLSYVAKSYAPALAGYDKVIQANASDKDYAYYQKGVTLGQMGRRAEADQTLATLLRTSPTSRYAEQAAFQQAQLAFEAGDYQPAVDGFTRLISGRPSSPLVPQALQKRGVAYANLQKQDAAVADFRRVLTDFPRSDAANQAIYSLQESLAAQGKTEDFDGALAAFKAQNPDSKATESVELEAAKSLYLAEKYPQAIQRLEGFLKQYPDNALGANARYYLADSYLKTGNKAEALPRLRAVVAENKSEFVNRALGRAADLDLETQNYPEAIQFYTQLRTASTNRREVANATLGLLKAEYESADYPATRRVAEELRIQAGAPASATNAALLYLGKASYRAGALDQAATELAAAVAAAPGDVIGAEANYLLADTQFKQKQYDEALKTALRNNSDYGNFELWQGRAFLLVADVYAAQGDNFQARGTLNSIIDNKFPVAEIVAGAREKLAALGPDDAAAPAKTTPARPAKAAPAKPAPAPARGAAGAPRSQPAAPRSGLLPAATPAAGAPADTLQRAAPAPDSTRLR, encoded by the coding sequence ATGAAGCTATTTTCCCGGCTGGCGCTGGCCGCCACGCTCACGGCGGCGGCCCCGGCGGCCGCCCTGGCCCAGCAAACCCAGGTGTTTGCTAATGACGAGCGGTTTTTCCAGGAAGGGCTCGAACTCTTCGATCGCCAGCAGTACGGGGCCGCCCAGCTCGCTTTCCAGCAGTACCTGGCCGTGGAGCCGCGCCGCACCGGCCGCCAGGAGCCCCTGGCCCGCGACCGCACCGCCGACGCCGAATATTACTACGCCGTGAGCGGCCTTTACCTGCTGCACCCCGACGCCGAGGGCCTCGTGCTGGCCTTCGTGGCCGCCCACCCGGCCCACCCGCGCGCCGCGGTGGCCTATTTTGAGCTGGGCAAGTTCTACTTCGACCAGCAGAACTACCCGCAGGCCATTGCCTACTTCCAGAAGGTGGCCCCCGCCAACCTCAGCGACGGGCAGCGGGCCGAGTCCGACTTTAAGCTGGCCTACAGCCACTTCCAGCAGAAGGACTACGACCAGGCCCGCCTGCTGTTCGACCGCAGCAAGCAGGTCCAGGGGCCCTACCGCTACGCCAGCGCCTACTACGCCGGCTACCTCGGCTACCGCGCTGGGGCCTACGCCGCCGCTCGCGCCGACCTGGCCGTGGCCGAGCAGAACGACGACTACAAGCCCGTAGTGCCCGCCATCATGACGCAGATTTACTACAAGGAAGGCGACTACGACGGCCTGATTGCCTACGCCACGCCCCGCCTGCGCCAAACCCCGCCGCCCCAAAATGCCGACGAAATCCAGCTGCTGGTGGGCGACGCCTACTACCAGAAAGCAGATTATAAGCAGGCCGTGGGCTACTACGACCAGTTTGCCGCCGCCCGCAAAAACAAGATTGAGCCGGCGGTGCAGTATAAAATCGGCTTTGCCAACTACAAAACCGGCGACTACAAGGGCGCCATCACCAACCTGCGCGCCGTGGCTGCCCGCCGCGATACCCTGGGCCAGAACGCCGCCTACCACTTGGGCCTGAGCTACCTGCAAGCCGGCCAGAAGCCCCAGGCCGTCACGGCCTTCGAGGCCGCCCGCCAGGGCCCTGTGCAAAAGGACGTGGCCGAAAACGCCACCCTCAAGCTCGCCCAGGTGCAGGCCGAGCTGGGCAACCAGGCCGAAGTAGTGGCCGTGCTCCGGGACTTCCGCCGCAAGTTCCCGCGCTCGGCCAACCAGGCCACCGTGGACGACCTGTTGAGCACCAGCTTTCTGGCCTCCACCGACTACGCCGCGGCCATCGACTACCTCGAAGGCCTCGACGACCGGGGCCCCAAGCTGAACGCCACCTACCAGCGCGTGACCTACGCCCAAGCCGCTACATTATACAACGCCGGGCAGTACGACCCGGCGCTAGCGCTGCTCGACAAGTCCTTGAAATACCCTTCGGACGAGGCGCTGCGGGCCGCGGCGCAGGTGCTGAAGGGCGAAATTTACAGCGTGGGCCAGCGCTATCCCGAGGCTGCCACGGCCTACGCCGCCGCCGCCCGCACCGTGCGCCAGGGCGGCGTGGCACCCGACGAAGTGGCCTTCGAGCAGCGCGCCCGCTACGGCCTCGGCTACGCCTACTATAATACGAAGCAGTACGCCCAGGCCCGGCCCCAGTTCCAGGCCTACCTGGCGGCCGACGACGCCAGCAAAACCCGCGACGCCAACTACTACGACGCCACCCTGCGCCTGGCCGACCTCAGCTACGTGGCCAAAAGCTACGCGCCCGCGCTGGCCGGCTACGACAAGGTGATTCAGGCCAACGCCTCTGATAAGGACTACGCCTACTACCAGAAGGGCGTGACGCTGGGCCAGATGGGCCGCCGCGCCGAGGCCGACCAAACCCTGGCCACGCTGCTGCGCACCAGTCCCACCTCGCGCTACGCCGAGCAGGCCGCGTTTCAGCAGGCCCAACTGGCGTTCGAGGCCGGCGACTACCAGCCCGCGGTGGATGGCTTCACGAGGCTCATCAGCGGCCGGCCCAGCAGCCCGCTCGTGCCCCAGGCTCTGCAAAAGCGCGGCGTGGCCTACGCCAACCTGCAAAAGCAAGACGCCGCCGTAGCCGATTTCCGCCGCGTGCTGACGGATTTCCCGCGCTCGGACGCCGCCAACCAGGCCATCTACAGCTTGCAGGAAAGCCTGGCCGCGCAGGGTAAAACGGAGGACTTCGACGGGGCCCTGGCCGCCTTTAAGGCCCAGAACCCCGATAGCAAGGCTACCGAAAGCGTGGAGCTGGAAGCGGCCAAGTCGCTGTACCTGGCCGAGAAGTACCCCCAGGCCATCCAGCGCCTGGAAGGCTTCCTCAAGCAGTACCCCGACAACGCCCTGGGTGCCAACGCCCGCTACTACCTGGCCGACTCGTATCTGAAAACCGGTAACAAGGCCGAGGCCCTGCCGCGCCTGCGCGCCGTGGTGGCCGAGAACAAGAGCGAGTTTGTGAATAGGGCCCTGGGCCGCGCCGCCGACCTCGACCTCGAAACCCAGAACTACCCCGAGGCCATCCAGTTCTACACCCAGCTGCGCACGGCCAGTACCAACCGCCGCGAGGTAGCCAACGCCACCCTGGGCCTGCTGAAGGCTGAGTACGAAAGCGCCGACTACCCCGCCACCCGCCGCGTGGCTGAGGAGCTGCGTATCCAGGCTGGGGCCCCCGCCAGCGCCACCAATGCCGCGCTGCTGTACCTGGGCAAGGCCAGCTACCGCGCCGGGGCCCTCGATCAGGCCGCCACCGAGTTGGCCGCCGCCGTGGCCGCCGCGCCCGGCGACGTCATCGGGGCCGAGGCCAACTACCTGTTGGCCGACACCCAGTTCAAGCAGAAGCAGTACGACGAGGCTCTGAAAACGGCCCTGCGCAACAACAGCGACTACGGTAACTTCGAGCTGTGGCAGGGTCGGGCCTTCCTGCTGGTGGCCGATGTGTATGCCGCTCAGGGCGACAACTTCCAGGCCCGTGGCACGCTGAACTCCATCATCGACAACAAATTTCCGGTGGCTGAAATCGTGGCTGGCGCCCGCGAAAAGCTGGCCGCCCTGGGCCCCGACGATGCCGCTGCCCCAGCCAAAACCACCCCCGCCCGGCCCGCCAAGGCCGCGCCTGCCAAGCCCGCGCCGGCCCCCGCCAGGGGCGCGGCCGGGGCCCCGCGCAGCCAGCCGGCCGCGCCCCGCAGCGGTCTGTTGCCGGCTGCCACCCCCGCCGCCGGGGCCCCGGCCGATACGCTGCAACGCGCTGCCCCGGCCCCCGACAGCACCAGGCTCCGCTAG
- a CDS encoding SPOR domain-containing protein has product MHLADHIRPLLRDHDCVIIPDFGGLVADAVPARVQANRHALSPPARLVAFNQALTRNDGLLVDALAQHLGVPTAQAREALRTAVAGLQHDLDATSRTELPGIGVFRRAAGRGLSFEYTGTDTLLPAAYGLPELAARPVRAAARTGARAPQVLPAPRLHPSRPTRRRVFSYAVIGLVAGLVVSANYLFALHTGYIPVAWQSRLPLWANARPATPGPQQAGLARQTWNAVPVVPTAIVVPTAAAPSLLAEANALAATPEIPAPVPAAKAVAAPITVAKTAAPAAKPVAAVAKPAAVKPAVVAAAKVAPAAAKAAPVAAVFSTTINAPTGRYYIVGGSFRTLAAAQVQRQALAKLGHRSRVVLPRFSGHKIKVSIDDYADKLTAEREAQRMRTQTHLGKDLWVLAN; this is encoded by the coding sequence ATGCACCTCGCCGACCACATCCGCCCCCTGCTCCGCGACCACGACTGCGTGATTATTCCGGATTTTGGGGGCCTGGTGGCCGACGCCGTACCAGCCCGCGTGCAGGCCAACCGCCACGCTTTAAGCCCGCCGGCCCGCCTCGTGGCCTTCAACCAGGCCCTTACCCGCAACGATGGCCTTCTCGTGGACGCCCTGGCCCAGCACTTGGGCGTACCCACCGCGCAGGCCCGCGAGGCCCTGCGCACCGCCGTAGCCGGCTTACAGCACGACCTGGACGCCACCAGCCGCACCGAACTGCCGGGCATCGGCGTGTTCCGCCGGGCTGCCGGCCGCGGCCTCTCGTTCGAATACACCGGCACTGATACGCTGCTGCCCGCCGCCTACGGGTTGCCCGAGCTGGCGGCGCGGCCCGTGCGCGCCGCGGCCCGCACCGGGGCCCGGGCCCCGCAGGTGCTGCCCGCGCCACGCCTGCACCCGTCCCGGCCCACCCGCCGCCGCGTGTTCAGCTACGCGGTCATCGGCCTGGTGGCCGGGCTGGTGGTGTCGGCCAACTACTTGTTTGCCCTGCACACGGGCTACATTCCCGTGGCCTGGCAGAGCCGCCTGCCGCTGTGGGCCAATGCCCGCCCCGCCACGCCGGGGCCCCAGCAGGCCGGCCTGGCCCGCCAAACCTGGAACGCAGTGCCCGTAGTCCCTACGGCTATCGTTGTGCCCACCGCTGCGGCCCCCAGCCTGTTGGCCGAGGCCAACGCCCTGGCCGCGACCCCTGAAATCCCCGCGCCGGTACCCGCCGCTAAAGCGGTGGCCGCGCCCATCACTGTTGCGAAAACCGCAGCTCCTGCGGCCAAGCCAGTAGCAGCCGTCGCCAAGCCTGCGGCGGTTAAGCCGGCCGTGGTAGCAGCAGCCAAAGTTGCGCCGGCCGCCGCCAAAGCTGCTCCGGTAGCCGCTGTGTTTAGCACCACAATTAATGCGCCCACGGGCCGTTACTACATCGTGGGCGGCAGCTTCCGCACGTTGGCGGCGGCGCAGGTGCAGCGGCAGGCGTTGGCCAAGCTGGGCCACCGCTCGCGCGTGGTGCTGCCCCGGTTCAGCGGCCATAAAATCAAGGTTTCCATCGACGACTACGCCGACAAGCTGACGGCCGAGCGCGAGGCCCAGCGCATGCGCACCCAAACCCACCTGGGGAAAGACCTCTGGGTGCTGGCTAATTAA
- a CDS encoding MotA/TolQ/ExbB proton channel family protein: MSIFLLQVTNAAISAAPDSVNAAVNAANQADGGLSLIDLILKGGWIMLPLFILLFVSVYIILERYLTIRKAGGQPESFMNGIRALMVKSDIQGAKLLCAQNPSPLARMVEKGLRRLGLPLTEIEASVENVGKIEIARLEKNINILGIIAGIAPMLGFVGTIIGVIKIFYAINATGDFGIAQIAGGLYTKMVTSAAGLIVGIIAHAGYHWLSILVERMVFRMENSAIEFMDILQDN, translated from the coding sequence ATGTCCATTTTCCTGTTGCAGGTTACCAACGCGGCGATATCAGCCGCCCCCGATTCTGTAAACGCGGCCGTGAACGCCGCTAACCAAGCCGACGGTGGGCTCTCGCTCATCGACCTGATTCTGAAGGGCGGCTGGATCATGCTGCCCCTGTTCATTCTGCTGTTCGTTTCGGTCTATATCATCCTGGAGCGCTACCTCACCATCCGCAAGGCCGGGGGGCAGCCCGAGTCGTTCATGAACGGCATCCGGGCCCTGATGGTGAAGAGCGACATCCAGGGCGCCAAGCTGCTGTGCGCCCAAAACCCCTCGCCGCTGGCCCGCATGGTCGAGAAAGGCCTGCGCCGCCTGGGCCTGCCGCTCACCGAAATCGAAGCCAGCGTGGAAAACGTGGGTAAGATTGAAATCGCCCGCCTCGAAAAGAATATCAATATCCTGGGCATCATCGCCGGCATCGCGCCCATGCTAGGCTTCGTAGGCACGATCATCGGCGTAATTAAAATCTTCTACGCCATCAACGCCACCGGCGACTTCGGCATCGCCCAGATTGCCGGGGGACTCTACACCAAGATGGTAACTTCGGCCGCGGGCCTTATCGTGGGCATCATCGCCCACGCCGGCTACCACTGGCTCAGCATCCTGGTCGAGCGCATGGTGTTCCGCATGGAAAACTCGGCCATCGAGTTCATGGACATTTTGCAGGACAATTAG